The following are encoded together in the Scytonema millei VB511283 genome:
- the selD gene encoding selenide, water dikinase SelD has product MQRSQLVTKDLVLIGGGHSHAIVLRMLGMKPIPGIRVTLITEASDTPYSGMLPGHVAGFYTHEECHIDLRCLAQFAQVQFYRDRVIGLDLVNKKVICANRPPVAYDLLSVDIGSTPAQISVPGAAEYAIPAKPVSQFLQHWDELCRDVTVADPPNSPCKGGLLRLGIVGGGAGGVELAMAMQGHLQSIRSPQPRLKRGAKSSLLFREERKDRDLEIHLFQRGDELMPNYNSWVRHRCQEILIQKGIQIHLRETVCKIKKSFPTPDSRTGAQPCVPTSHTINCESGLQVECDRIFWVTQASAPDWLEAAGIATDERGFILVNNALQSISHPDVFAAGDIASMANYPRPKAGVFAVRQGKPLFKNLRRAILGQSLQPYKPQKQYLSLIGTGDGKAIAAWGNFGFGATGWLWRWKDAIDRKFMQRFSNLPQMAEKSQKSKVKSQNLKSTIQNPPTPTLPLPTPSKMPCAGCGSKVSSTVLERVLNQIKQDSTNWCDRQDIIIGLDAPDDAAVVEVPGGLWMVHTIDHFRSLINDPYIFGKITANHCLSDIFAMGATPQSALAIATIPYALESKTEETLYQLLSGAVKVLSDAQTPLVGGHTTEGAELEFGLSCNGLVHPDKLLRKGGMLAGQVLILTKALGTGTLFAAEMQREAKGDWIDRAVTSMLQSNQVAAACLMAHGATACTDVTGFGLAGHLYEMVRASQVAVDLNLAAIPALEGAIATLQKGIVSSLQAENLRIAHFITDLNIARAESVSQSARYSLLFDPQTSGGLLASIPAEQANQCLNNLHGLGYAQSCTIGKVVDLEGDRQPIALSIL; this is encoded by the coding sequence ATGCAGCGATCGCAACTTGTTACTAAAGATTTAGTCCTGATTGGCGGCGGTCACAGCCATGCTATTGTCCTGAGAATGCTGGGCATGAAACCGATACCAGGCATTCGAGTCACGTTGATTACAGAAGCGTCAGATACTCCCTATTCAGGAATGTTACCTGGACATGTAGCTGGATTCTACACGCATGAAGAATGTCATATCGATCTGCGGTGTTTAGCTCAATTTGCTCAGGTGCAATTCTATCGCGATCGCGTTATTGGATTAGATTTAGTCAATAAAAAAGTTATTTGTGCCAATCGTCCGCCTGTAGCCTACGATCTACTTTCCGTTGATATTGGCAGCACTCCGGCGCAAATTTCCGTACCTGGTGCAGCAGAGTACGCAATTCCCGCGAAACCAGTGTCGCAGTTTTTGCAACATTGGGATGAATTGTGTAGAGACGTTACCGTAGCAGATCCCCCTAACTCCCCTTGTAAAGGGGGGCTTCTACGCTTAGGAATTGTCGGTGGAGGTGCTGGGGGAGTCGAGTTAGCAATGGCAATGCAGGGTCATTTGCAGTCTATCAGATCCCCCCAACCCCGCTTAAAAAGGGGGGCTAAGTCTTCTCTCTTATTCAGGGAGGAAAGGAAAGATCGAGATTTAGAAATTCATTTATTTCAACGCGGTGATGAATTGATGCCAAATTACAATTCCTGGGTACGGCATCGCTGCCAAGAGATTTTAATTCAGAAAGGAATTCAAATACATCTAAGAGAAACCGTTTGTAAAATTAAAAAATCCTTCCCGACTCCCGACTCCCGTACGGGCGCACAGCCGTGCGTCCCTACATCCCATACCATCAACTGCGAATCTGGATTGCAGGTAGAATGCGATCGCATTTTTTGGGTGACGCAAGCCTCTGCACCCGATTGGCTGGAAGCCGCCGGAATCGCGACTGACGAACGCGGTTTTATTCTCGTCAACAATGCGCTACAGTCAATTTCCCATCCAGATGTATTTGCGGCGGGTGATATTGCTTCAATGGCAAATTATCCCCGTCCTAAAGCTGGAGTCTTTGCCGTCCGTCAGGGTAAACCTTTATTTAAAAACCTACGACGGGCAATATTAGGGCAATCTTTACAACCTTACAAACCACAGAAACAATATTTAAGTTTAATCGGTACGGGAGACGGCAAAGCGATCGCGGCATGGGGAAACTTTGGTTTTGGCGCTACTGGCTGGCTGTGGCGCTGGAAAGATGCAATCGATCGCAAATTTATGCAACGGTTTAGCAATTTACCGCAAATGGCAGAAAAAAGTCAAAAGTCAAAAGTCAAAAGTCAAAACTTAAAATCCACAATCCAAAATCCTCCGACTCCCACTCTCCCACTCCCGACTCCCTCAAAAATGCCTTGCGCTGGCTGCGGTTCTAAAGTTAGTAGCACAGTTTTAGAAAGGGTACTCAATCAAATCAAGCAGGATAGTACTAACTGGTGCGATCGCCAAGATATTATTATCGGGCTAGATGCTCCTGATGATGCGGCGGTGGTGGAAGTACCAGGAGGATTGTGGATGGTACACACCATAGATCATTTCCGCAGTCTCATCAACGATCCGTATATTTTTGGAAAAATTACTGCTAACCATTGTCTCAGCGATATTTTTGCAATGGGTGCGACACCTCAAAGTGCATTGGCGATCGCTACCATTCCTTACGCTTTAGAATCCAAAACAGAAGAAACTCTCTATCAGTTACTCTCCGGTGCAGTCAAGGTGCTATCTGACGCGCAGACACCTCTAGTTGGCGGACACACCACTGAAGGAGCTGAATTAGAATTTGGATTGTCTTGTAACGGTTTAGTCCATCCCGACAAACTTCTCCGCAAAGGTGGGATGCTGGCGGGGCAAGTCTTAATTTTAACTAAAGCCCTCGGTACGGGAACCCTTTTTGCAGCCGAGATGCAACGGGAAGCTAAGGGAGATTGGATCGATCGCGCTGTAACATCAATGTTGCAATCGAATCAAGTCGCAGCTGCTTGTTTAATGGCACATGGAGCCACTGCTTGTACTGATGTTACGGGTTTCGGACTTGCCGGACATTTATACGAAATGGTTCGAGCTTCCCAAGTGGCTGTAGATTTAAATTTAGCAGCAATTCCCGCTCTAGAAGGCGCGATCGCTACATTACAAAAAGGGATTGTCAGTTCGCTGCAAGCGGAAAATTTACGCATTGCTCATTTTATTACCGATCTAAACATCGCTCGTGCGGAATCAGTCAGCCAGTCTGCTCGGTACTCTCTCTTATTCGATCCACAGACATCGGGTGGTTTACTAGCATCAATTCCAGCAGAGCAAGCCAATCAATGTTTAAATAACCTACACGGTTTAGGTTATGCACAAAGTTGCACTATTGGCAAGGTAGTAGATTTAGAGGGCGATCGCCAACCAATCGCCTTGTCTATTTTGTAG
- a CDS encoding DMT family transporter, translating to MKLIDLARLFLLAALWGGSYLFIRIAAPVLGVFFTISLRIILAAVVLGLSGAIASPFKLKSRWQSYLLLGLFNNVIPFLLIAIAVVNINASIAAILNATAPLFTAIVSAIWLKESLNKRKVIGLVLGIVGVAILVGWSPLPLTSPVILGGISALIAALSYGIAAVYARRRFIHDRVAETAFGQLTSSSILLLPVAVATFPQTIPSLEAIFAVVVLAIACTAIAYPLYFQLISNIGATGAITVAFLIPVFSLLFGNIFLGEPVNSGLIFGLITILLSVWLVINPKNEK from the coding sequence ATGAAACTAATCGATCTGGCGCGTTTATTTTTACTTGCCGCGCTCTGGGGTGGTTCGTATTTATTTATCCGTATTGCAGCTCCTGTTTTAGGAGTTTTCTTTACTATCAGCTTACGGATTATTTTAGCAGCGGTTGTATTGGGTTTATCTGGCGCGATCGCCTCACCATTTAAGCTCAAAAGCCGTTGGCAGTCTTATCTTCTTTTAGGTTTATTCAACAATGTTATTCCTTTTTTATTAATTGCGATCGCTGTTGTTAACATTAATGCCTCAATTGCAGCAATTTTAAATGCAACAGCTCCTCTATTTACAGCGATCGTTTCAGCTATTTGGTTGAAAGAATCATTAAACAAACGCAAAGTTATCGGACTAGTGTTAGGGATTGTTGGAGTTGCTATTTTAGTTGGGTGGAGTCCATTACCGCTAACATCCCCAGTTATTCTAGGAGGAATATCGGCTTTAATTGCAGCTCTCTCCTATGGTATTGCTGCTGTGTATGCTCGTCGCAGATTTATACACGATCGAGTAGCTGAAACTGCCTTCGGACAATTAACTAGTTCGAGTATTTTGCTGCTTCCGGTTGCTGTTGCAACTTTTCCTCAAACAATTCCCTCGCTCGAAGCGATTTTTGCAGTCGTCGTACTGGCGATCGCGTGTACTGCTATTGCCTATCCACTCTACTTTCAACTAATTTCTAACATCGGTGCCACTGGAGCAATAACCGTTGCTTTTCTAATTCCTGTTTTCAGTCTGTTATTTGGCAATATTTTCCTCGGCGAACCCGTGAATTCTGGCTTAATTTTTGGATTGATAACAATTTTATTGAGCGTTTGGTTAGTCATTAATCCAAAAAATGAGAAATAA
- a CDS encoding bifunctional transcriptional activator/DNA repair enzyme AdaA, producing MESSCVPVQMTLELLPSRTEMEQAACSKDASYDGVFFVAVRTTGIFCRPSCPARAKLENVEFFPTIRDAVLAGYRPCKRCHPLLVYGALPDWVTTLMQRVETAPDLKITTAELRELGTTPERVRRWFQEHYGMTFVEWCRGRRLANAFTQIRAGATLDDVIFANQYESHSGFREAFSKAFGVPPGQSQTSDFVATQILETPLGALLVGAVSQGICAIAYTDKQMLEHHYATIRKHFGYPILPVTNHHIEHLKDELARYFAGKLTEFTIPLVLQGTAFQEKVWSELQRIPYGTTISYDELARRIGQPTAIRAVARANGMNRIDILIPCHRVIGKDGQLTGYNGGIWRKRLLLELERTGKFK from the coding sequence ATGGAATCGAGTTGCGTACCCGTTCAAATGACTCTAGAACTCTTGCCATCACGCACTGAAATGGAACAAGCCGCCTGTAGCAAAGATGCTAGCTATGACGGCGTGTTTTTTGTCGCTGTTCGCACGACAGGGATTTTCTGTCGCCCTTCTTGTCCTGCCCGTGCAAAACTGGAAAACGTTGAATTCTTTCCCACAATTCGGGATGCCGTGCTTGCAGGTTATCGTCCCTGTAAACGATGTCATCCACTCTTGGTATACGGAGCATTACCAGATTGGGTAACGACATTAATGCAGCGCGTGGAAACCGCACCAGATCTAAAAATTACAACCGCAGAACTGCGGGAGCTGGGAACAACTCCCGAACGAGTTAGACGCTGGTTTCAAGAGCATTACGGCATGACATTTGTAGAATGGTGTCGCGGCAGACGATTGGCGAATGCTTTCACTCAAATCCGAGCGGGAGCCACGTTAGATGATGTTATCTTTGCCAATCAATATGAATCTCATAGTGGGTTTAGAGAAGCCTTCAGCAAAGCCTTTGGTGTCCCCCCAGGACAAAGCCAAACCAGCGACTTTGTAGCCACGCAAATTTTAGAAACACCTTTAGGAGCCTTACTTGTTGGTGCGGTTAGTCAAGGAATATGCGCGATCGCCTATACAGATAAGCAAATGCTCGAACATCACTATGCCACAATTCGCAAGCATTTTGGTTATCCAATTCTGCCTGTGACGAATCATCATATCGAGCATTTAAAAGATGAACTGGCGCGTTATTTCGCAGGTAAGCTGACCGAATTTACAATTCCTTTAGTTCTACAAGGGACTGCATTTCAAGAAAAAGTTTGGTCGGAGTTACAACGCATTCCTTATGGGACGACAATCTCTTATGACGAACTGGCTCGACGCATCGGTCAACCTACAGCAATTCGTGCCGTAGCTAGAGCGAATGGAATGAATCGGATCGATATCCTGATTCCCTGTCATCGTGTTATCGGCAAAGATGGACAGTTAACTGGATACAACGGCGGCATTTGGCGAAAACGGTTGCTGCTAGAACTAGAACGCACTGGAAAATTTAAATGA
- a CDS encoding HNH endonuclease gives MSVTYIPVALRRLVEERANHSCEYCLLPAGLAFFPHEVDHVIAEKHGGITEADNLAYTCWRCNRHKGSDLGSFDPQLGSFSFLFNPRQQSWLEHFIIENFTIAGLSSEGRTTVKLLQLNSDERIAERQKWLLENL, from the coding sequence GTGAGCGTAACTTATATTCCAGTCGCGTTGCGTCGCTTAGTTGAAGAACGAGCAAACCATAGCTGCGAGTATTGTCTGCTTCCTGCGGGTTTAGCTTTTTTTCCTCATGAAGTTGACCACGTAATTGCAGAAAAGCATGGTGGTATAACGGAAGCTGATAATTTAGCTTATACCTGTTGGCGTTGCAACCGTCATAAAGGTAGCGATCTTGGTTCTTTCGATCCACAATTAGGAAGTTTCAGTTTTTTATTCAATCCGCGCCAACAAAGTTGGCTAGAACATTTCATTATTGAAAATTTTACGATCGCCGGATTATCGTCAGAAGGACGAACAACAGTGAAGTTGCTACAACTAAACAGTGATGAGCGAATAGCCGAACGGCAGAAATGGCTATTAGAAAATCTTTAG
- a CDS encoding DUF3611 family protein, which produces MSELIKDTLPTPTKQRFAAAFRIVSRFSFWIQLALASTSGIALIFAILSRNVGEVPNSVGLSFSIFLAIVGVLLAVFSIVWAFRDRSLARRLQSSDRTIHPRKEEVIQALKIGLIVSFIGMLIAFVASEVSAIAVLSKSLSVPQGVAIYNRQNLIRSLDILVILSNVNLIGTHLIGSITSLGLLEWID; this is translated from the coding sequence ATGTCTGAATTAATCAAAGACACTTTACCCACACCAACCAAACAAAGATTCGCTGCTGCTTTTCGCATTGTTAGTCGGTTTAGCTTTTGGATACAATTAGCATTAGCTAGTACCTCTGGAATTGCCTTAATATTTGCCATCCTTAGCCGCAATGTTGGCGAAGTCCCTAATAGTGTAGGTCTTAGTTTTAGTATATTTTTAGCAATTGTTGGGGTATTACTAGCTGTTTTTAGTATAGTTTGGGCTTTTAGAGATCGAAGCTTAGCCAGACGCTTGCAATCGAGCGATCGCACGATTCATCCTCGTAAAGAAGAAGTCATTCAAGCTTTAAAAATTGGTCTAATTGTCAGTTTTATCGGCATGTTAATAGCTTTTGTTGCATCTGAAGTCAGCGCGATCGCAGTCTTATCAAAATCCTTATCCGTGCCTCAAGGAGTTGCAATCTACAATCGCCAAAACTTAATTCGTTCTTTAGACATTTTGGTGATTTTATCGAATGTTAACTTAATTGGGACTCATTTAATCGGTAGTATTACTTCTTTAGGATTACTCGAATGGATCGATTAG
- a CDS encoding PD-(D/E)XK nuclease family protein yields the protein MPILGQPFVSYHLWSLVVPAAGQERWHCQMKRGFIKARQKEPIVQSLLTQASIPQRIGLLAQKGVYEFHRHRQFLTQPDGVERVSQLLKLGKLTAQVQQRVTQILKNYHAHPLLAGKHIIELTSGEEGFPKPIWIEQQNYRFRLYATMDCILTESDKTLHIIDFKTGKSIFDQRQAFVYLVAARYLYPQYTAVASFYNLEQCKKSALIRVTPSQLDAIENQLAAIATRHQQDINNYEQEPYKFSKIFPPNPGYHCRHCSFSAICEFSNFKPSK from the coding sequence ATGCCAATTCTTGGGCAACCCTTTGTTAGTTATCACTTGTGGTCGTTAGTTGTCCCAGCCGCAGGACAAGAACGCTGGCATTGCCAAATGAAGCGGGGTTTTATTAAGGCGAGGCAAAAAGAACCGATCGTTCAATCCTTGCTTACTCAAGCTAGCATTCCGCAGCGGATCGGGTTGTTGGCGCAAAAAGGCGTTTACGAGTTCCACCGTCACCGTCAATTTCTGACTCAACCAGATGGTGTGGAAAGAGTCTCGCAGTTACTTAAACTTGGTAAATTAACCGCACAAGTTCAGCAGCGAGTAACGCAGATTCTCAAAAATTATCACGCTCATCCATTATTAGCAGGAAAACATATCATCGAATTAACCAGTGGTGAGGAAGGATTTCCTAAACCAATTTGGATCGAACAACAAAATTACCGATTTCGACTTTATGCTACGATGGACTGTATTTTAACAGAATCAGATAAAACATTACATATTATCGATTTTAAAACAGGTAAATCTATTTTCGACCAAAGACAAGCATTTGTCTATCTCGTTGCTGCCCGTTATTTATATCCTCAATATACAGCAGTTGCCTCATTTTATAATTTAGAACAATGTAAGAAATCTGCTCTAATCCGCGTCACACCAAGCCAACTTGACGCAATTGAAAATCAGCTAGCTGCGATCGCAACTCGTCACCAACAAGATATTAATAACTACGAACAAGAGCCGTATAAGTTTAGTAAAATATTTCCTCCTAATCCAGGTTATCACTGTCGGCATTGTTCCTTCAGTGCAATTTGCGAATTCTCCAACTTCAAACCCTCAAAGTAG